The Arthrobacter sp. OAP107 DNA segment GATGCTGTTCGAACCACCACTGATCCCATTGGCAATGGAGCCACTTCCGAAACACTTTACATACAGCCCTCATCTCCACTCCGTCCAGTGAATGGCAGCCGGGCATCAACCCTGAAAGGACATCATGGAACTGCTGTGGGAAATCTCCGGTTGGGCAGGCGCGGTCGCCATTCTGAGTGCATACCTGGCTGTGTCCATGGGTTGGCTGAAGGCCGGCAAGGGCTTCCAGATCGCGAATCTCCTCGGTTCATGCGCCTTCATTATCAATGGCGCCTTCCATGAAGCGTGGCCCTCTGTGGTCACGAACGTCGCCTGGTTCCTCATTTCCGCGGTAGCGCTGGTTCGCATGCGCTCCCAGCAGGTGCCCCCCGCGCCGGCTGTCGAGCCTGCGCCGGTGCAGTTTCCCGGCGTCCCCGAAACCGGCCAGCTGGCCATCGTTGAGGCACCCCAGGCCCGCTGCGCTTAACTGAAAGACGACGACGGCGGGACGGCCCGCCGTCGTCCGCTTGAGGACGATTCCCCTTATGATTTCGGTACCGCCGT contains these protein-coding regions:
- a CDS encoding YgjV family protein, producing the protein MELLWEISGWAGAVAILSAYLAVSMGWLKAGKGFQIANLLGSCAFIINGAFHEAWPSVVTNVAWFLISAVALVRMRSQQVPPAPAVEPAPVQFPGVPETGQLAIVEAPQARCA